Proteins encoded within one genomic window of Mycolicibacterium monacense:
- a CDS encoding SDR family oxidoreductase, giving the protein MTRQRILITGASSGLGAGMARAFAAKGRDLALCARRVDRLDELKAELTQRYPEITVAVAELDVNDHDQVPKVFAALSDELGGLDRVIVNAGLGKGAPLGSGKLWANKATIETNLVAALVQIETALEMFKRTGAGHLVLISSVLGNKGVPGVKAAYAASKAGVSSLGESLRAEYAKGPIRVTVLEPGYIESEMTSKSASTMLMTDTDTGVAAMVRVIEKEAGRAAVPWWPWAPLVQLMRVLPPRLTRLFA; this is encoded by the coding sequence ATGACCCGTCAGAGGATCCTGATCACCGGCGCGAGCTCCGGGCTGGGCGCCGGGATGGCCCGCGCGTTCGCCGCCAAGGGGCGTGACCTGGCGCTGTGCGCCCGCCGCGTCGACCGTCTCGACGAACTCAAAGCCGAACTGACGCAACGGTATCCGGAGATCACCGTCGCAGTGGCCGAACTCGACGTCAACGACCACGACCAGGTGCCGAAGGTGTTCGCCGCGCTGTCCGACGAACTCGGCGGCCTCGACCGTGTGATCGTCAACGCCGGTCTCGGCAAGGGCGCACCGCTCGGGTCGGGCAAGCTGTGGGCCAACAAGGCGACCATTGAGACCAACCTCGTCGCGGCGCTCGTGCAGATCGAGACGGCGCTGGAGATGTTCAAGCGCACCGGTGCCGGGCACCTCGTGCTGATCTCGTCGGTGCTGGGCAACAAGGGCGTGCCCGGGGTGAAGGCCGCCTACGCCGCGAGCAAGGCCGGCGTCTCGTCGCTGGGGGAGTCGCTGCGCGCCGAATACGCCAAGGGTCCGATCCGCGTGACGGTCCTCGAACCCGGTTACATCGAGTCGGAGATGACCTCGAAGTCCGCGTCGACGATGCTCATGACCGACACCGATACCGGCGTCGCCGCAATGGTTCGCGTCATCGAGAAGGAGGCCGGCCGCGCCGCCGTGCCGTGGTGGCCGTGGGCGCCGCTGGTGCAGCTGATGCGGGTCCTACCGCCGCGGCTCACGCGACTCTTCGCGTGA
- a CDS encoding thiamine pyrophosphate-dependent enzyme yields the protein MARRGRAPGRRRDLRRQPRGRGAGTVGPSARRRARRRRHRIVDLLVCATPPVAAGVPAHLSGYLASMGCALPYGVAAKLDAPQRPVVALVGDGAMQMSGLLELVTIADRWRSWQDPRFVVLVLHNADLTEVSWEQREMEGNPRFAPSQDVPRFPYAGYAELLGLRGIRVTSSQEADDAWATAFSADRPTVIEAVVDAATPLLPPLMPDSKADKVRAALEQEART from the coding sequence GTGGCACGCCGAGGCCGCGCGCCGGGCCGCCGCCGAGACCTCCGACGCCAACCCCGAGGCCGTGGTGCGGGCACTGTCGGACCATCTGCCCGCCGACGCGCGCGTCGCCGTCGACACCGGATCGTCGACCTACTGGTATGCGCGACACCTCCGGTTGCCGCCGGTGTACCGGCCCACCTCTCGGGCTATCTCGCGTCGATGGGTTGCGCGCTGCCCTACGGGGTGGCCGCGAAACTCGATGCGCCGCAACGGCCGGTGGTGGCGCTGGTCGGTGACGGGGCGATGCAGATGAGCGGACTGCTCGAACTCGTCACGATCGCCGACCGGTGGCGCTCGTGGCAGGATCCGCGGTTCGTGGTGCTGGTGCTGCACAACGCCGACCTGACCGAGGTGTCGTGGGAGCAGCGGGAGATGGAGGGCAACCCGCGCTTCGCCCCGTCGCAGGACGTGCCGCGGTTCCCGTACGCCGGCTACGCCGAACTGCTCGGACTGCGGGGTATCCGGGTGACCTCGTCGCAGGAGGCCGACGACGCCTGGGCGACGGCGTTCTCCGCCGACCGGCCGACGGTCATCGAGGCGGTGGTCGACGCCGCCACCCCGCTGCTGCCACCGCTAATGCCGGACAGCAAGGCCGACAAGGTGCGGGCGGCGCTCGAACAGGAGGCCCGAACGTGA
- the cobF gene encoding precorrin-6A synthase (deacetylating) encodes MTRRIHVIGIGAGDPDYVTAQAVAALNDTDVFFAMDKGSRTRGGQQADTKDDLVALRRLICERFITEPGYRFVEMPDPVRAKSGDYRQAVDEWHAARARLWAEAIERELDDDGVGAFLAWGDPSLYDSTLRILDRVAAHVDIEYDVIPGVTAIQALTARHRIPLNDVGEPVLITTGRRLREQGLTGAAVVMLDADCAFTGTPAQTRIWWGAYLGTADELLVSGTVGEVGERIVALRAEARERHGWIMDTYLLRP; translated from the coding sequence GTGACTCGACGGATCCACGTCATCGGCATCGGTGCGGGTGACCCGGACTACGTGACCGCCCAGGCCGTCGCGGCACTCAACGACACCGACGTGTTCTTCGCGATGGACAAGGGGTCCCGCACGCGAGGAGGACAACAGGCGGATACGAAGGACGACCTGGTCGCATTGCGCCGGCTGATCTGCGAACGGTTCATCACCGAACCCGGCTACCGGTTCGTCGAGATGCCCGACCCCGTGCGGGCCAAGAGCGGCGACTATCGCCAGGCCGTCGACGAGTGGCACGCCGCGCGGGCGCGGTTGTGGGCCGAGGCGATCGAACGCGAACTCGACGACGACGGGGTCGGCGCCTTCCTCGCCTGGGGTGACCCCTCGCTGTATGACAGCACGCTGCGGATCCTCGACCGGGTCGCCGCCCACGTCGACATCGAGTACGACGTCATCCCGGGCGTCACCGCCATCCAGGCGCTCACCGCACGGCACCGGATCCCGCTCAACGACGTCGGCGAACCCGTGCTCATCACCACCGGACGGCGGCTGCGCGAACAGGGCCTGACCGGGGCCGCGGTGGTGATGCTCGACGCCGACTGCGCATTCACCGGGACGCCCGCGCAGACCCGGATCTGGTGGGGCGCCTACCTCGGCACCGCCGACGAACTGCTCGTCTCCGGGACCGTCGGCGAGGTGGGTGAGCGGATCGTCGCGCTGCGCGCCGAGGCGCGCGAGCGGCACGGCTGGATCATGGACACCTACCTGCTTCGTCCCTGA
- a CDS encoding helix-turn-helix transcriptional regulator, which translates to MTLAAFPSASTVASTAHDRDAKPVLLQRAIGFIEENLVNDIALADIAAAVHVSPRAVQYMFRRHLETTPLQYLRRSRLHHAHMDLLAADPARETVTRIAAQWGFAHTGRFAVMYREAYGQSPHTTLRG; encoded by the coding sequence GTGACGCTCGCGGCCTTCCCGAGCGCCTCGACGGTCGCGTCCACCGCACATGACCGCGATGCCAAACCCGTTCTCCTGCAACGGGCGATCGGCTTCATCGAGGAGAACCTCGTCAACGACATCGCCCTCGCCGACATCGCCGCGGCCGTCCACGTCTCGCCGAGAGCGGTGCAGTACATGTTCCGCCGCCATCTGGAGACGACCCCGCTGCAGTACCTCCGCCGGTCGCGCCTGCACCACGCGCACATGGACCTGCTGGCCGCGGACCCGGCTCGCGAGACCGTCACACGGATCGCCGCCCAGTGGGGGTTCGCCCACACCGGCAGGTTCGCGGTGATGTACCGCGAGGCCTACGGGCAGAGCCCGCACACCACCCTTCGCGGGTGA
- a CDS encoding FHA domain-containing protein, which yields MPCHLEVWKPSGRELIALDGQRVTLGKASTNAVPLEHDETVSRLHAVLENLGSAWSIRDLGSRNGTYLNGEKITAERVLRSGDEVRVGRSRMIFWQGHGTGEGPGDEQTVSAQPSDLPPRLTPREIDVLMALCRPLVSDDLFPEPASVRRMAGELFVTEAAVKQHLQNLYDKFAVPAEGDRRVRLANEALRRGAVTIAQLRDAT from the coding sequence ATGCCTTGCCACCTCGAAGTCTGGAAACCGTCCGGGCGGGAGCTGATCGCGCTCGACGGCCAGCGGGTGACCCTGGGCAAGGCCTCCACCAACGCGGTCCCGCTCGAACACGACGAGACGGTGTCCCGCCTGCACGCCGTCCTCGAGAACCTCGGATCCGCCTGGTCCATCAGGGATCTGGGCAGCCGGAACGGGACCTACCTCAACGGCGAGAAGATCACCGCCGAACGGGTCCTGAGGTCCGGTGACGAGGTGCGGGTCGGCAGGTCGCGGATGATCTTCTGGCAGGGGCACGGCACCGGTGAAGGGCCGGGCGACGAGCAGACGGTGTCCGCGCAACCGTCCGACCTCCCGCCGCGCCTGACCCCGCGCGAAATCGACGTCCTGATGGCGCTGTGCCGCCCGCTGGTCTCCGACGACCTGTTCCCCGAACCCGCCTCCGTGCGCCGGATGGCCGGTGAACTGTTCGTCACCGAGGCCGCCGTCAAGCAGCATCTGCAGAACCTGTACGACAAGTTCGCCGTGCCCGCCGAGGGCGACCGCCGGGTCCGGTTGGCCAACGAGGCCCTGCGCCGCGGGGCGGTCACCATCGCCCAGCTGCGCGACGCTACGTGA
- a CDS encoding phage holin family protein produces the protein MGFLLRAAVTGVALWLVTQLVSGMEFVGGENTLQRVGIIFVVAVVFGLVNAIVKPIVQILSIPLYVVTLGLFHVVVNALMLWLTAWITEHTTHWGLYIDDFWWTAVWAGIVLSIVSWVLSVLSGNLIKR, from the coding sequence GTGGGTTTCCTGCTCCGGGCCGCGGTCACCGGGGTCGCGCTGTGGCTTGTCACGCAACTGGTCTCCGGCATGGAGTTCGTCGGCGGTGAGAACACGCTGCAGCGCGTCGGCATCATCTTCGTCGTGGCGGTGGTCTTCGGCCTGGTCAACGCGATCGTCAAACCGATCGTCCAGATCTTGTCGATTCCGCTGTATGTCGTCACGCTCGGGCTCTTCCACGTCGTCGTCAACGCGTTGATGTTGTGGCTGACCGCCTGGATCACCGAGCACACCACCCACTGGGGGCTCTACATCGACGACTTCTGGTGGACGGCGGTCTGGGCCGGCATCGTGCTGTCCATCGTGAGTTGGGTGCTGTCTGTGCTCAGCGGCAACCTGATCAAGCGCTGA
- the pgi gene encoding glucose-6-phosphate isomerase → MTADDQLTDISATSAWQALQRHHGEIAGRHLRELFAEDPSRGTELTVSVGDLYIDYSKHRVTRETLRLLVDLARAAGLEKRRDAMLSGVHINTSEDRAVLHTALRLPRDASLTVDGQDVVADVHEVLDRMGDFTDRLRSGDWTGATGERIRTVVNIGIGGSDLGPVMVYEALRHYADAGISARFVSNVDPADLVAKLDGLDPATTLFIVASKTFSTLETLTNATAARRWLTDTLGDAAVARHFVAVSTNQKLVDEFGIDTANMFGFWDWVGGRYSVDSAIGLSVMAAIGRERFAEFLAGFHLVDEHFRTAPLEANAPALLGLIGLWYSNFFGAQSRAVLPYSNDLSRFAAYLQQLTMESNGKSVRADGTPVSTDTGEIFWGEPGTNGQHAFYQLLHQGTRLVPADFIGFSQPTDDLPTADGTGSMHDLLMSNFFAQTQVLAFGKTAEEIAAEDTPADVVPHKVMPGNRPTTSILATKLTPSVVGQLIALYEHQVFTEGVVWGVDSFDQWGVELGKTQAKALLPVITADDSPAEQSDTSTDALVRRYRAERGRSA, encoded by the coding sequence ATGACGGCCGACGACCAGCTCACCGACATATCCGCCACTTCCGCCTGGCAGGCGTTGCAGCGCCATCACGGCGAGATCGCCGGGAGACATCTGCGGGAGCTGTTCGCCGAGGATCCGTCGCGGGGCACCGAGTTGACGGTGTCGGTGGGCGATCTGTACATCGACTACAGCAAACATCGGGTCACCCGGGAGACGCTGCGGCTGCTGGTCGATCTCGCCCGCGCTGCGGGTTTGGAGAAGCGTCGTGACGCGATGTTGTCCGGCGTGCACATCAACACCTCCGAGGACCGGGCGGTGCTGCACACCGCGCTGCGGCTGCCGCGTGACGCGAGCCTGACCGTCGACGGTCAGGATGTGGTCGCCGACGTGCACGAGGTGCTGGACCGGATGGGCGATTTCACCGACCGGCTGCGCAGCGGCGACTGGACGGGTGCGACCGGCGAGCGCATCAGGACCGTCGTCAACATCGGGATCGGCGGCTCGGATCTGGGGCCGGTGATGGTCTACGAGGCGTTGCGGCACTACGCCGACGCCGGCATCTCGGCGCGTTTCGTGTCCAACGTCGACCCGGCCGATCTGGTCGCGAAGCTCGACGGACTCGATCCGGCGACAACGCTTTTCATCGTCGCCTCCAAGACCTTCTCCACCCTGGAGACGCTGACCAACGCCACCGCCGCGCGGCGCTGGCTGACCGACACCCTGGGCGACGCCGCGGTCGCCAGGCATTTCGTCGCGGTCTCCACCAACCAGAAGCTGGTCGACGAGTTCGGCATCGACACCGCCAACATGTTCGGGTTCTGGGACTGGGTCGGCGGGCGTTACTCGGTGGACAGCGCGATCGGGCTCAGCGTGATGGCCGCGATCGGCAGGGAGCGTTTCGCCGAATTCCTGGCCGGGTTCCATCTGGTCGACGAGCACTTCCGCACCGCGCCGCTGGAAGCCAACGCGCCTGCGCTGCTGGGCCTGATCGGGCTGTGGTACTCCAACTTCTTCGGCGCCCAGTCCCGCGCGGTGCTGCCCTACTCCAACGACCTGTCCCGGTTCGCGGCCTATCTGCAGCAGCTCACCATGGAGTCCAACGGCAAGTCGGTGCGCGCCGACGGCACGCCCGTGTCCACGGACACCGGGGAGATCTTCTGGGGTGAGCCGGGCACCAACGGCCAACACGCCTTCTACCAGTTGCTGCACCAGGGCACGCGGCTGGTGCCTGCGGATTTCATCGGGTTCTCCCAGCCCACCGACGACCTGCCGACAGCCGACGGCACCGGCAGCATGCACGACCTGCTGATGAGCAACTTCTTCGCCCAGACGCAGGTGCTGGCGTTCGGTAAGACCGCCGAGGAGATCGCAGCCGAGGACACCCCCGCCGACGTCGTACCGCACAAGGTGATGCCCGGAAATCGGCCCACCACAAGCATTCTCGCGACCAAACTCACTCCGTCGGTGGTCGGCCAGCTCATCGCGCTCTACGAGCATCAGGTGTTCACCGAAGGCGTCGTCTGGGGTGTCGACAGCTTCGACCAGTGGGGCGTGGAACTCGGCAAGACCCAGGCCAAGGCGCTGCTGCCGGTCATCACCGCAGACGACTCCCCCGCCGAACAGTCCGACACCTCGACCGACGCGCTGGTGCGCCGCTACCGAGCGGAGCGGGGTCGCTCGGCCTGA
- a CDS encoding DUF4235 domain-containing protein encodes MSVAKTMYKPLALASSIGGGLIAGKIFSQIWQLANPAGTEPPDPEDLQSSMKEIFVAAAIQGLIVGVVRAALARGQAKGFAALANENPE; translated from the coding sequence GTGAGCGTCGCGAAAACCATGTACAAACCCCTGGCCCTCGCAAGCAGCATCGGGGGCGGCCTGATCGCCGGCAAGATCTTCTCCCAGATCTGGCAGTTGGCGAACCCCGCCGGAACGGAGCCGCCGGACCCGGAGGATCTGCAGAGCTCCATGAAAGAGATCTTCGTCGCCGCCGCCATCCAGGGTTTGATCGTCGGCGTGGTGCGCGCCGCGCTCGCGCGGGGACAGGCCAAGGGATTCGCCGCGCTGGCGAACGAGAACCCGGAGTAA
- a CDS encoding YihY/virulence factor BrkB family protein, with protein sequence MAEAASTKHRAPDPDDPRKPESPTDLTKPSAFYVLRKTAREFGHDQCTDLAAALTYYAVLSLFPAVLVMVSLLGVFGQGRRTTDALLDIVSDVAPASTVDTLRPTIEQLVESPSAGFALVIGILTALWSASGYVGAFGRAMNRIYEVAEGRPVWKLRPLQLVLTFAALLGAALVAFMLAVSGPVAEALGNAIGLGEAAVTAWSIGRWPVILLLVVVAVAVLYYATPNVQQPKFRWISLGAGLAILTWIVASVGFGFYVANFSSYNKTYGTLAGVIIFLLWLWITNLALLFGAELDAELERGRQLQAGLPAERELQLPPRDTRVIEKKEAAIEEDVERAKALRRSRGRDDG encoded by the coding sequence ATGGCCGAAGCTGCGTCCACGAAACACCGCGCACCCGACCCTGACGATCCGCGCAAACCGGAGTCTCCGACCGACCTGACCAAACCGTCGGCGTTCTACGTACTGCGCAAGACCGCCCGGGAGTTCGGCCACGATCAGTGCACCGACCTGGCCGCCGCGCTCACCTACTACGCCGTCCTGTCGCTGTTCCCGGCGGTGCTGGTGATGGTGTCGCTGCTCGGCGTCTTCGGCCAGGGCCGCCGCACCACCGACGCCCTGCTCGACATCGTCTCGGACGTCGCCCCGGCCTCGACGGTCGACACCCTGCGGCCCACCATCGAGCAACTCGTGGAATCACCGTCTGCCGGTTTCGCTCTGGTGATCGGCATCCTCACCGCGCTGTGGTCGGCCTCCGGGTATGTCGGCGCGTTCGGACGGGCGATGAACCGGATCTACGAGGTCGCCGAGGGCCGCCCGGTGTGGAAGCTGCGGCCGCTGCAACTCGTCCTGACCTTCGCCGCGCTGCTCGGCGCGGCGTTGGTGGCGTTCATGCTCGCGGTGAGCGGTCCGGTGGCCGAAGCCCTCGGCAACGCGATCGGTCTCGGCGAGGCGGCGGTGACCGCGTGGAGTATCGGGCGTTGGCCGGTGATCCTGCTGCTCGTCGTCGTCGCCGTCGCGGTGCTGTACTACGCCACTCCCAACGTGCAGCAACCCAAGTTCCGGTGGATCAGCCTCGGCGCCGGGCTGGCGATCCTGACCTGGATCGTGGCGTCGGTGGGGTTCGGGTTCTACGTTGCGAACTTCAGCAGCTACAACAAGACCTACGGGACGCTGGCCGGGGTGATCATCTTCCTGCTGTGGCTGTGGATCACCAACCTCGCATTGCTCTTCGGCGCCGAACTGGACGCCGAACTCGAACGGGGCCGCCAGCTGCAGGCCGGCCTGCCCGCCGAGCGGGAACTTCAGCTGCCCCCGCGCGACACCCGGGTCATCGAGAAGAAGGAAGCCGCCATCGAAGAGGACGTCGAACGCGCGAAGGCGCTGCGACGCAGCCGGGGCCGCGACGACGGGTGA
- a CDS encoding helix-hairpin-helix domain-containing protein encodes MRIGRPATGALIDAGYRTRADLPADLEELLALHGVGPKAVELLRRAEAG; translated from the coding sequence ATCCGGATCGGCAGGCCGGCCACCGGCGCGCTCATCGACGCCGGTTACCGCACCCGCGCTGATCTTCCCGCGGATCTCGAGGAACTGCTGGCCCTGCACGGTGTCGGGCCGAAGGCAGTTGAGCTGCTCCGTCGGGCAGAGGCCGGCTGA
- a CDS encoding thiamine pyrophosphate-binding protein — protein sequence MTDLVADALVARLRDWGADRVFGYAGDGVNTLLGALQRSGAPEFISTRHEELAAFMACGHAKYTGRVGVCMATQGPGAIHLLAGLYDAKLDKRPVVAVVGQVVSTALGSGYLQEVDLHTLFKDVCGQYVQTVFAPEQALMALDNAMRTAIATSTPTCLIIPHDVQQAEMPDELAHSHGVVPSAAVSAPTRITAPDDQIRSAADILNAGRRVALLVGRGAAGAADEIARVVETLGAGVTTSLLGKPVLDEGQPWHTGVMGHLGTTASAELMANCDTLLIVGSNDPWTEFYPAPGQAKAVQIDIQPRVIGAKYPVDAPVVGQAAQALSALSAARTQTGPGLAGAGPPVA from the coding sequence ATGACAGATCTGGTTGCGGATGCATTGGTGGCCCGGCTGCGCGACTGGGGCGCCGACCGGGTGTTCGGATATGCCGGCGACGGGGTGAACACGCTCCTGGGTGCGTTACAGCGTTCGGGGGCACCGGAATTCATCTCCACCCGGCACGAGGAACTCGCGGCGTTCATGGCCTGCGGACACGCCAAGTACACCGGCCGGGTCGGCGTCTGCATGGCCACCCAGGGCCCCGGCGCCATCCATCTGCTGGCCGGCCTCTACGACGCCAAACTCGACAAACGACCCGTGGTGGCGGTCGTCGGACAGGTGGTCTCGACCGCGCTGGGCAGCGGCTACCTGCAGGAGGTCGACCTGCACACGCTCTTCAAAGACGTCTGCGGACAGTACGTGCAGACGGTGTTCGCACCCGAGCAGGCGCTGATGGCGCTCGACAACGCGATGCGGACGGCGATCGCGACGTCGACACCGACCTGCCTGATCATCCCGCACGACGTGCAGCAGGCCGAGATGCCCGACGAACTCGCGCATAGCCACGGCGTGGTGCCCTCGGCGGCGGTCAGCGCACCGACCCGGATCACCGCCCCCGACGACCAGATCCGCTCGGCCGCCGACATACTCAACGCCGGCCGGCGGGTGGCGTTGCTCGTGGGTCGCGGCGCCGCCGGTGCGGCCGACGAGATCGCCCGCGTGGTCGAGACACTCGGGGCCGGGGTGACGACGTCACTGCTCGGCAAGCCGGTGCTCGACGAGGGGCAGCCGTGGCACACCGGCGTGATGGGTCACCTCGGCACCACCGCGAGCGCCGAGCTGATGGCGAACTGCGACACGCTGCTGATCGTCGGCTCCAACGATCCCTGGACGGAGTTCTACCCTGCACCCGGACAGGCCAAGGCCGTGCAGATCGACATCCAGCCGCGGGTCATCGGTGCGAAGTATCCCGTCGACGCACCCGTCGTCGGGCAAGCGGCACAGGCACTTTCGGCTCTCAGCGCTGCTCGAACCCAAACCGGACCGGGCCTGGCAGGAGCAGGTCCGCCAGTGGCGTGA
- a CDS encoding glyoxalase: protein MTVTVDEIRVADPADAWIRAGFDVDPDDVCRIGGVRIRLVGRDRGTGIVGWSLRGLPGPSADLDGIATSASEAAGAVPATHANGVRAIDHVVLMSPDLKRTLAALAAVGLAPRRERAADLGGRPVRQIFFRLGEVILEVVGSPETAREGPSRLWGITYVVADIDATASFFGDRTAPVKDAVQPGRRITTLRHRDLGMSVPTAVISPPILMS, encoded by the coding sequence ATGACCGTCACCGTCGACGAGATCCGCGTCGCCGACCCCGCGGACGCGTGGATACGGGCGGGCTTCGATGTCGACCCCGACGACGTCTGCCGGATCGGCGGGGTGCGGATCCGACTGGTCGGCCGCGACCGTGGCACCGGCATCGTCGGCTGGTCGCTGCGGGGTCTGCCGGGCCCGTCAGCCGACCTCGACGGCATCGCGACGAGCGCATCGGAGGCGGCCGGCGCGGTTCCCGCCACGCACGCCAACGGCGTGAGGGCGATCGACCATGTCGTGCTGATGTCCCCCGACCTGAAGCGGACCCTCGCCGCGCTGGCCGCGGTCGGCCTGGCCCCGCGCCGCGAACGCGCCGCCGACCTGGGCGGTCGACCGGTGCGTCAGATCTTCTTCCGGCTCGGGGAGGTGATCCTCGAGGTCGTCGGGTCCCCGGAGACGGCTCGCGAAGGTCCGTCCAGGCTGTGGGGAATCACGTACGTCGTCGCGGATATCGATGCGACCGCGTCGTTCTTCGGTGACCGCACCGCGCCGGTGAAGGATGCGGTGCAACCCGGGCGGCGGATCACCACGCTGCGGCACCGCGATCTCGGAATGTCGGTCCCGACGGCCGTGATCTCCCCACCTATCCTCATGTCATGA
- a CDS encoding SDR family NAD(P)-dependent oxidoreductase — MPVLDRFRLDDKVVIVTGASSGLGVAFAKACAEAGADVVLAARRVEKLEGTAELVRAAGRRALSVATDVVDPAQCQAMVDAAMAEFGHVDVLVNNAGVGTAVPATRETPDEFRAVVDVNLNGAYWAAQACGRVMAPGSSIVNISSILGITTAGLPQAAYSASKAAIAGLTRDLAQQWGIRKGIRVNAIAPGFFESEMTDQYKPGYLESVIERAVLGRTGDPEELAATLVWLASDAGGYVTGQTIVVDGGVTIT; from the coding sequence ATGCCCGTTCTGGACAGATTCCGTCTCGACGACAAGGTCGTCATCGTCACCGGCGCCTCCTCGGGTCTCGGCGTGGCGTTCGCCAAGGCCTGCGCGGAGGCCGGCGCGGACGTCGTACTGGCCGCCCGCCGCGTGGAGAAACTGGAAGGCACCGCCGAGCTGGTGCGCGCGGCGGGACGCCGTGCGCTGTCGGTGGCCACCGACGTCGTCGACCCGGCCCAGTGCCAGGCGATGGTCGACGCGGCGATGGCGGAGTTCGGCCACGTCGACGTGCTGGTGAACAACGCCGGTGTGGGCACCGCCGTCCCGGCCACCCGGGAGACTCCGGACGAATTCCGCGCCGTCGTCGACGTGAACCTCAACGGGGCGTACTGGGCGGCGCAGGCCTGCGGCCGGGTGATGGCCCCGGGCAGTTCGATCGTCAACATCTCGAGCATCCTCGGCATCACCACCGCCGGTCTCCCGCAGGCCGCCTACAGCGCGAGCAAGGCGGCGATCGCCGGGTTGACGCGCGACCTGGCACAGCAGTGGGGCATCCGCAAGGGCATCCGCGTCAACGCGATCGCACCGGGATTCTTCGAGTCGGAGATGACCGATCAGTACAAACCCGGCTACCTCGAGAGCGTCATCGAGCGTGCGGTGCTGGGTCGCACCGGCGACCCGGAGGAGCTCGCGGCCACGCTGGTCTGGCTGGCGTCGGACGCCGGTGGCTACGTGACCGGGCAGACCATCGTCGTCGACGGCGGCGTCACCATCACCTAG
- a CDS encoding ATP dependent DNA ligase, translating into MVAKKWDSTYQPGRRSSAWIKDKLWNTQEVVIGGWREGNGGRSSGIGALVLGIPGPDGLQFVGRVGTGFTEKELGSLKKTLAPLHTYESPFATRLPTQDAKGVTFVRPELVGEVRYSERTGDGRLRQPSWRGLRPDKTPDDVVGVGAVDVASSGVDLSVVECMFEVCQGTTSRPR; encoded by the coding sequence GTGGTCGCCAAGAAATGGGATTCCACCTATCAGCCGGGGCGGCGCTCGTCGGCGTGGATCAAGGACAAACTGTGGAACACCCAGGAGGTCGTGATCGGCGGGTGGCGCGAAGGCAACGGCGGCCGCAGCAGCGGCATCGGCGCACTGGTGCTCGGCATCCCCGGACCCGACGGCCTGCAGTTCGTCGGCCGAGTCGGCACCGGGTTCACCGAGAAGGAACTCGGCAGTCTCAAGAAGACGTTGGCGCCGCTGCACACCTACGAATCCCCCTTCGCGACAAGGCTTCCCACCCAGGACGCCAAGGGCGTGACGTTCGTGCGGCCCGAACTCGTCGGCGAGGTGCGTTACAGCGAGCGTACCGGCGACGGCCGGTTGCGCCAACCGTCCTGGCGGGGGCTGCGACCGGACAAGACGCCGGACGACGTCGTGGGAGTAGGTGCGGTCGATGTCGCATCGAGCGGTGTGGATTTGTCGGTGGTCGAATGTATGTTCGAGGTATGTCAGGGCACGACCTCCAGGCCGCGGTGA